The Papaver somniferum cultivar HN1 unplaced genomic scaffold, ASM357369v1 unplaced-scaffold_11, whole genome shotgun sequence region gacgTGATGGGCATTTTTGATTACCGCTATGTATTGGTGCAGTTCTCTGATGGGTATTTTTTGATTACCATTATGTATTGCTTTTCATGCTTagatacttttttttcttctcttttgataggATATTCTGGGTTTTAGTAGTGATTGTTTTGTTTAAGGTGATTTTGGCGCAACGTGCTTAGCTACACCATGATAACTTTTGCAGCCACATCATCCTTTTTGAAGCATTCAAGAATTGCTTGCTGTTTCATTCCTCATTGTTGTGTGAATACCTTCCACAACTGCATACACTTTGTATATATCTGCCTAATATCCCATGTACTGTTGCAGGTCCTTGGTTTTAGTAGTGTTCCTACTGCCGGAGATGAGTTTGAGGTTGTTGACTCACTTGATACTGCTCGTGAAATGGCAGAGACACGTGCAGTATCATTAAGAGATGAAAGGATATCATCAAAAGTCGGTGATGGGATGGTTACACTTTCTTCATTAGCTGCCGCAGTTTCAGCTGGAAAGCAGGCTGGAATAGATTTGCACAAGCTGAATGTTGTGATGAAGGTTGATTTACAGGTAATTTTTCAAATTCTAAATGATCTATGTAACAGAATCAATAGTGTACTTTGTTCTCGTGTCGCAATATAATGGAAGGATAGGCTAGCAATTTTCATGATGCAATGAGATAACTTGCACCAAAAATGAAACTGGTGTTGTTCGAGAAGGTCTAAAGAAGCAATGCTGCCACTTTAGTACCTTTCAGTACTGATATTCCCCTGGATGTCCTTCGCATCCTGCTGGTAGGGGATGGTATACCATCCTAGTGGCATTGATATAGTTTCCTCAGAAGTacaatattttgtttgttttttaaatCTGTCTTTACTTCTTCCAAATTAATTCTGAAGCTCTTCGTCTCTATTAGGGTTCCATTGAGGCCATCAGACAAGCTCTTCAAGTGCTCCCTCAGGATAATGTAACTTTAAAGTTTCTTCTGCAAGCAACAGGGGATATAAGTGCAAGTGATGTTGATCTTGTTGTGGCAGCTGGTAAAGCAATTATAATAGGTTTCAATGTCAAAGTGCCAAATGCTGTCAAGAGCCATGCAGACAACAAAGGTGTAGAGATTCGGTTGTACAGAGTCATTTATGAGCTTATCGATGACATGAGGAAAGCAATGGAAGGACTTCTTGATCCCGTTGAGGTAAACCATATCTAATGCCTACTATTTTCAATTGTCTCCATTATGAAGCATGGAATGCTCTTGTTAGTCACATAAAGTGTCCAACATACATGGCACATGCGTGTTCTGCCTTTCTCTCTTGTCAAAATCTATGAAGGATTTTAACGAATCAGTTCATTTATATTATTACATTTCTTAAGTATAAGAGCTCAAGCTAAATCAAGGTTACCGTTTCTATTCTTTCTTCATAGGAACAAATACCAATTGGAGCTGCTGATATCCGTGCCGTCTTCAGCAGCGGCAGTGGTCGTGTTGCTGGATGCATGATAACAGATGGAAAAATTGTGAAAAGCTGTGGAATTCGGATTCTTCGAAACGGGAAAACGATCCACGTTGGTGTTGTTGATTCTTTGAGACGAGTGAAGGAAGTtgtgaaagaggtatgtttctacAGCTAATTTACCAAAACTTGTCTTGAAGTTGtgaaagatagataaaaatgAAGGCtgtttttgggcataccaaaaactttctaggcatacaaagtaAAGACAAAAAGGGAtatcaaataacaaaatcaaaaagccccttaaccaaaaaATTTATAATGACAACTCTGCCCTttatgtattagtgttaataatctggattggtgattaaaatttttgtttagtgattaagataattttcagaattataaggttTGTTTGtatagattatgagaatgattttacacaaactcaaactcaaactcaaactcaagctcaaacacaaactcaatatgatgcgttttatgagccaaatccatatgatgaagacattgatgaggaacccaatgcttctaatacacatgtacacttctatAGTATCCTTAATCTCACTTTTATAGCtcgaaattatcaaaagtttttattttttcattgagGTTTGGCGAACCAGGAAaaggttcggcttacatctatgagccgaaccaatcccttgatgaacagttcgtctcatagatgtaagccgaacctattcctgagagttcaggaataaaaaatgttaatggttcggcttatataatgaaaatcgtatgagccgaacataccATTAAAAATCGTTTGGTACAAAATTTGTTCATCAATGTGTTGGTttggctcatagatgtaagccaaACCTATTCCTGGGAGttcaggaataaaaaatgttaacggttcggcttatataatgaaaatcgtatgagccgaacataccATTAAAAATCGTTTGGTACAAAATTTGTTCATCAATGGGTTGGTTCGgttcatagatgtaagccgaactgttcatcaatgggttggttcggctcatagatgtaagccgaacctattcctgagagttcaggaataaaaatgttaatggttcagcttatataatgaaaattgtagattttaacccattaaaatcaagtagattttatcttcatcttcaatagaatgaaaatacgaagataacgcaaaaaagaatgaggtcattccgacatcggacgaagaagttatgatcaaaacaagatcgaaagaattcagtctacagagggaagttcggctgataacttatcaacacgagtcagccgaacctaaaacctacaaatcaatattttcgaagtgtttaagggTACATAGGTCATTTCACACCCATTGCACACTCCTTATAAATATACCCTAGTTAGGAAAATAAATTTATATGCCTAGAAAGTTTTTGGTATACTCAAAAACAGCCTTCAAAagaatcatggtcccaaaaaaaatgaTTCATTATCATTTAGATGGCCACGAGGCCCACGACTACGAGTTAAATTGCAAATGGCCCAAGAGTTGATATGCCCACGAGTtaaaatatttctaaaatataCTGGACTGATGAAAGCTCAGTGTTGTAAACGAAAATATAGATAATTTTTTCTGTAAGTGACGTCAGTGATGCGCTATGAAGAGTTAAGGTAGTTTCAAAAAGGTTCAATGATAACCCTCATCAATACTAGTCTccattatgcttcaaaaaaaaaatactagacTCCAAAATTCACTGTTGACAAGGCACCAATGTGCAAGGACGAGTAAACAAAGAAAACTAGCTGAAAATATATCAAGGTTACGAATTGTGCTAGAGCTATATTTTGTTGCCTAAAATTAGAACGATTTTTTTAGGGATTATTCAAAAAAGGTGCACCACTTATATATATAATCATCTTCTTCCATCATCACCGTCGCTCACCACCAACTATTACCATCTACCACCTCAAATCACCACCATTGCCAtctctatatatagcttaatttatattattaagaaattaaaatcaaaattataacaaacccattacttgtcattcgtttttagttgaaaaaatgagaagtaatcatcaaaattataacatacccattcttttcaattcgttatttgttgaacaaatcgattagaaatcatcaaaacccattgaaaATAGCAGTTACAGTAGATATTTCGATTAGGAGAATTTTTTTTCTAACGCTAGAATTGGTAACCGAACTTCcaaaataagaacagttcggtgtGCTCGCAACTCTTAGGCCAATATCTGTTTACCGAACTTAcaaaataagaacagttcggtaTGCTCGCAAAAAAAATTCTCGTAACCGAACTATatttttcctttgaaagaatgagttcggttttgtcgataatttcACTGGGTAACCGAACTGTTGAAATAATTTGTTCGGTATGCTCGCAAAAAAAATTCTCGAAACCGAACTCTatttttcctttgaaagaatgagttcggttttgtaGGTAAATTCACTGGGTAACCGAACTGTTGAAATAGTTTGTTCGGTATGCTCGCAAAAAAATTCTCTTACCGAACTTTATTTTTCCTTGTAAACAAGGTTATTCAGGTGAAGAAAAATGGCTACATCGAAATATGATGTTGGGGCCATAAAATCTGAACAACTCTTGTTTACAAATATATTTGGGCCTTACCGAACTGTTGAAATAATTTGTTCGGTATGCttgcaaaaaaaattcttgaaaccgaactctatttttcctttgaaagaatgAGTTCAGTTTTGTCGATAATTTCACTGGGTAACCGAACTGTTGAAATAGTTTGTTCGGTATGCtcgcaaaaaaaattctcttaaCTGAACTATATTTTTCCTTGTAAACAAGCTTGTTCAGGTGAAGAAAAATGGCTACATCGAAATATATTGTTGGGGCCATAAAATCTGAACAACTCCTGTCTACAAATATATTTGGGCCTTACCGAACTCTGTATTTAGATTTTCTTTGTGAAAGTTTGGCCATGAAATTGAAAAACTCGACAAAAACGAACTCAATAGTTCGGTAACAAAGGTATTTTGATGTCGACTAAACCGAACTATGCACTGTAAACTCTATAaaatagttcggttacatgttctgggGATTGCATAACGAACTCtagaaaaccaccattaacatgtaGTTTGGGTACCTGCGTGTGCTAaatttagtaaccgaactacacattaagaacagttcggttacctcgcaagctAAATTTGGTTACTGAACTAGGTTGATGTAACCGAAGTTTTTCCagaaattttgagtttggccAAATTTTTGCATAATTCAACCATGAATAACTCAAATCATAATTATTAAactcaaaaaaagattttttgggttcattcatcttcttcttcatatttccttcttcttcttcttcttcttatctctcaataataatgttataacaaaacaatctcactaatataactcactaatcactaatcacttactaatcattacactaacactaatcatttattaCACTATCTAAGTTTATCATCAAGGGTAAAGTAGGTATTTAAAAaaatagataaggggtgactcaaaaTTACTACCAATGTCCACCCCAAAAACTAGAGAGTAGTCTCCCATTTTTtaagtagtccccaaaaaatcattctaaaATTACATCTAGAATATCAATGGATGGGCCCAGTTTTCTATCCTAGAGATTCTGTGCATTTCCTCTGTCGATTTTCAGAAACCTGATCATCAAATTACCCAAATCATCAATACGGTATCTTTGGATCACAAAATTCTACAAATCAGTAAAAACTATCCCTATTTCAGGTTTCCTCCAATATTAAGTAAAACAAATAAAGCTTTCTCCAATTACTCAtaagtttttttctttctcattttcaATAATCTTTGTGGAAAATATAATGAGTTTGTAAATTGTGATATTTGTATGCCGTTTGGCCTACCATAAAACCAAATTAGAGCACTAGACGGAAAAAATGGACAAAACTTATTAATAGACTATACAAACCTGGCGAGATTGGTATATTTAAACTAATTGGGGTATATCCAATAAGACAAAATCTGTTTATTTTGAAGTAAACCCAAaccaccccttaaccttgtattttctaaatggccaATATGTCcttgattaattaacactaaaattctgattaggttaactAATTGAGTTTGCATTAAAATTTTGTAATTATGAATTCAATAGATTAAACCTTTCATCTAtcttatgagttcgatttcgataaaaaaaattggttttgaaaatgCACAAGGTCGGCAAGGTAAACGTTTGAATAAGGTGCCGACCAAAGAGAGGTCGGCAGGGTCTACTTTGAATAAGCTGCCGACTAATAGAGGCCGTCATGGTTTTCGAATGCTGAACACCCCGATCGATTATCGGCCGGAAGGGTCTTTGATGAAGAATACGCCGATTATCTTGGGCCAGAATTTTACGGTCGACATGGAAAATTTTCCTACATTGCCGGCGATCATATGGTCGGCATGGACATAATTTCTAACACTGTCGGTTGACATGTAGCCGGCATGTTAAGGATTCATAACCATGGAGGCATGTACTTATACCAAACAGAAAACATAATATaggaagatgtaattcactttattcattcaattttggttactacattgattgaaacataaaacctaatccttgtcgacggaaatagaaatgcacttagcatgtgcatgaatcctttgaacccctaggcgaccctagtgaaTGAGTTATAGTATCATGAGAGGGTacatagaggtatacccacaaaacctatacaaaaacttctaaagccatcaatcttcttccgacgaagacgatacaacatccaagtagtccgggttatccttCGGGATTATATCCGCCAAGAAGTGGTAGTTTGCAtcgaatgtgaatgcttccctcttttcctccaagtatttttctttcacgacttcgtgctacaaaaacaaacttacatttgttagtggtgtttccttggaagataaaacaacatggatcatgtaaaacaaaacagaaaaatacTCACAAATTGTGCAATAGACAAGGTGAAGGGACGTGCGTTGAAAATCGGAGGTTGGAcagctaaaaaagcaagtatcgcgTTTTCGATTACTAGGTGTCTTTCATCGATGGCTTGAACACTTCTTGCATTTAGATTCCGAAAGTCTtggataaatttgttgtgtaccctagcccaaaaagttgtggaatccacccttttggaggattgacgtctaagttgttttttccgcataccatgctttggtgattgccaaatcttcatttgaatcaaatgaagtcATTGTTGTTTGTAGAGAGCTATTaggtgagttagatggagtgtatgatgatatgagctttggagagtatatggaaCTATTTGTATGTTGTTTTGTAGAAAGAAATAGTGTATTTATAAGATGGTggccaaatttggccgttatagtgcccaagtacaagtcaatcaatgaaattgtacttgcaaaaaatttgaaatttaaatCCATCGGCACTGTTTCATTTCACCAGTATGTTGACTAAGTAAGGCCGGCAGGGTCGTAAATTTGTTACCATGCTGATCttatatgattttaggcatcaggagaaggttTTTCTTCTGTGTATCCGCCGGAACCGTATTGGATCATTAGCATGCCGGCCATCATAAGGCCGGCAAGGTATGCATTTTGTTTCCATGCCGACCTTATATGATTTTAGGCGTCAGGAGAAAGGTTTCTTTTTGCCACACATAGCCGGCAGGGTCGATAACATATTACCTAACCGACGAGCAAACAACCGGCTAGGTAAGAATCGTATTACCTTGCCAACCCTGGTAACTACACAATTTCCGTTATCAGGGCCCTCAGTCTGACAATTTTCACATCCTTGCGGCCTTGGTAATTACACAATTTCCGTTGTCAGAGCCGGCAATCTGACAATTCACAACATTGCCGGCCTTGGGACAGTCGACAATGTAAATTAAAAGAAGCATGCCGGCAtaagtattgaaactttacatagctaaaaaaacaattcattcaacaactagaaatccaacattttttgtccaaaatacgaaaacatgtcccataaaccgtaaaaaacatttgtccacaccattaaattaaacatttttccaccacaacataaagaaataaactaggaaaGCATTCATTCACCACGACCACAACACCGTTTTGGAACACTACCTTCAGCACCACGACCACTACTATTACCTTAACCACCACGAGCACTACGAGTCCTCTTTTTATCAGCCTTcgtcttggcttgtgcttccctcttAACTTTTTCTTCCACCTTTACTTCAGCCTCAAGTTGATTGAAAAAATATATGTGAATCTTCATTGTCAACATtgcaagcatagtcaatgtgcttacgtttctcttcaatcgacaaaggctctccccTGTCTTTCGCGCAACACAACACCCTCATAAAGGTCTTCAactgctccttctattttcagttaaacaacaaacaattaatataaTGATTCGGTAATGCAATCAATCTTAAAATAGTAAGagaaactctaaaatacttacaaagaacttaatcATTGTTGTTGGGTATTTCGATTCCATCTTCTTCTTACGAGCCAGTTCTTCAGCAGTCATTTTGCTAACcacagtaggacgagcccaacccaagtaccacgccaTGTATTTCTCTGTAGCTTCATGACTGGTGGTCACGTCGTCCAAAATACTTGCATCGGTTTTACGGCGATGTCTATCGTCCCAATGTTCTTGAGTTGGTTCTGGAACGTAAGCAACGTTTATACTTTTTTGGGACGTGGTGCAATCAGTCATGGCCACAGTAAAGAACGACTTTTCTtcatcgaaatgaggttcttcttggacgtaacctaattgtcgcattacccgatgtggatcgtacattgaaaatcCATCAAACGTAGTCATCAAGGTTCCATCGTATAATGAAACAACTTCATttctcctttggattaaaccttgatttaTATCATCTCGATAGAAATCAAATATCACCTCCTCCGTAGTCAATTTGTCGACGGCGTCTcggagtttcataagattttgCGCCATTTCCTTATCCTGAGTACCCTTAAAACTGTACCTTTGCGCTCTTGGCTTATCAACCGCAACACTCTCATCCACTTTGACGTAGGAGTTGGTTTTGAACAaagaagggaagtgctcatatatcaaaacctatgcaaaaaaaaaagtttagtaagaatcttatcttacggGAATtttaaatataaatgatttagacaataaaaataCTTGGAAGAGACATGTGTTTCCGTTAACTTACTTAGTGAGTGCCCAAGAACattttgtcaactcattgttcaagaaggcgaccaccgcagtaccccaagaatactcatgcATCTTATCTAAGGGATGCCCATGAGTTGACAAATTCTAGATGCCCATGGGCATGTATCCAAATTCTAGATGCCCATGGTGCAatagtattatggatcgtacatgccAATGAGTCCTTTTATCCAAAAAGAACTTTTGCACCATCTCTTGGGGTCCCCCTTGGAGGCTCACTTGGTTTCAGTGCAACCATCAAGTGAGATGGAGGCATGTGagaatcagctggtttagtgatcaccCTCTTCCTCGTTCGGTTGAAGTTGAAGCTAAAGCTTCGGTGGGTTGAACAATAGATAGAGTTTGTTCTCcatgtccttcttcttcttcttcttcttcttcttcttcctcttcctcttcaacaatttcatcttggaTATTCTTacctttatctccattaccatcatcatcatcattacctcctccaacatcaggcatgtcttgatcaccatcatcattgttacctcatCCAGCAGTCGgagtgctttcatcaacatcatcatcatcacctcttctactaGATGGAATTGGTTGGTTTTCACCAACACGaagaggtcttgaaggaggactaagagctttccgagctttcttctttgtcttctccaacctgaacaagaagaattaagaaaaaaattacagGTCGCCAGGGTCAACAAATATAACCTATCCGGCGGAACAACGACCAGAAGGGTCGATATCTTCATTACATGCCGGCTAAACAACAGCCAGCAGGGTATCATTAAAATAGCCTGCCGGATTATAACATATATGAACACAGTAGAAACAAGGATTTTTGACATTACATGCCGGAAAGGTCCATAACCCATACATCGCAGGCTGACAAACTGCCGGCAAGATTTTATATAAATACTATTctggttttaaaaattcaaggcatcaggaACCAATTCATCTCACTGAAACatttttagggtattgatagccttggttgttttgaaagctttgagtgggttgagatggcCCTCCTTGtatgggtcctttagaccatgaaaaattggggtggttcctccatcctgggttgtaggtctgagaataagggttatgctcttgtttttgaaacatagcatgtgcctgttctagcctagattcttggaatgcat contains the following coding sequences:
- the LOC113328549 gene encoding translation initiation factor IF-2, chloroplastic-like, whose product is MITFAATSSFLKHSRIACCFIPHCCVNTFHNCIHFVYICLISHVLLQVLGFSSVPTAGDEFEVVDSLDTAREMAETRAVSLRDERISSKVGDGMVTLSSLAAAVSAGKQAGIDLHKLNVVMKVDLQGSIEAIRQALQVLPQDNVTLKFLLQATGDISASDVDLVVAAGKAIIIGFNVKVPNAVKSHADNKGVEIRLYRVIYELIDDMRKAMEGLLDPVEEQIPIGAADIRAVFSSGSGRVAGCMITDGKIVKSCGIRILRNGKTIHVGVVDSLRRVKEVVKEIKPFIYLMSSISIKKIGFENAQGRQGKRLNKVPTKERSAGSTLNKLPTNRGRHGFRMLNTPIDYRPEGSLMKNTPIILGQNFTVDMENFPTLPAIIWSAWT